A region from the Salifodinibacter halophilus genome encodes:
- the nhaB gene encoding sodium/proton antiporter NhaB, translating into MTTAIARTFLGHAPNWYKLAIVGFLVANPFIFAASGGFIAGWVLVFEFLFTLALALRCYPLAPGGLLAIEAVVMGMTTPEEVYSQVQHNLPVLLLLVFMVAGVYFLRELLLTVFTRIFLGVRSVNKLALFFCGSAAVLSAFLDALTVTAVIMAIAEGFYFIYHSVASGQHEDSEHNHHDDSSVASDWQDDLEHFRAFLRSLMMHAVVGTALGGVTTEVGEPQNLLIGHIAGWNFTEFFMTVAPVSIPVLVVGLTLCFVLQKLGWFGYGVSIPESVKTVLRERDERKRSEFDAARRVRLIAQTIVVGLLVLALAFHVAEVGLIGLALIVLTTSLTGIVEESKIGPAFEEALPFTALLTVFFAIVAVINSQHLFHPIMNWVLAFDGSVRGSMVYIINGVLSMISDNVFVASVYMQALENAVSSGALSQEQLQHLAVAVNTGTNIPSVATPNGQAAFLFLLTSALAPLIRLSYLRMMWMALPYTVVLSLTGLLCVRFLL; encoded by the coding sequence ATGACGACAGCCATAGCACGCACGTTTCTCGGTCACGCACCTAACTGGTACAAGCTGGCAATTGTCGGCTTTTTGGTAGCGAACCCTTTTATATTTGCAGCATCGGGCGGCTTCATCGCCGGCTGGGTTCTGGTATTCGAATTCCTGTTTACACTGGCGCTAGCACTTCGCTGTTATCCGCTTGCACCCGGAGGGTTGCTGGCGATTGAAGCAGTCGTCATGGGCATGACCACCCCGGAAGAGGTCTATTCCCAGGTCCAGCACAATTTGCCGGTGCTTCTGTTGCTGGTCTTCATGGTCGCCGGGGTTTATTTCCTGCGCGAATTGTTGCTAACGGTTTTTACGCGGATTTTTCTGGGGGTTCGCTCGGTCAATAAGCTGGCCCTTTTTTTCTGCGGTTCGGCGGCGGTTTTATCCGCGTTTTTGGATGCTTTGACGGTGACTGCGGTCATCATGGCGATCGCCGAGGGCTTTTATTTCATCTATCACAGCGTCGCTAGCGGTCAACACGAGGACAGCGAGCATAATCATCATGACGACAGCTCTGTAGCGTCCGACTGGCAGGATGATCTTGAGCATTTTCGGGCGTTTCTTCGCTCGCTGATGATGCATGCGGTGGTCGGAACCGCCCTGGGGGGTGTCACCACGGAAGTTGGTGAACCGCAGAATTTGTTGATCGGCCACATCGCAGGCTGGAACTTTACCGAGTTCTTCATGACAGTCGCCCCGGTTTCGATACCGGTGTTGGTCGTCGGGCTGACGTTGTGCTTCGTCTTACAGAAGCTGGGCTGGTTCGGCTACGGGGTCTCCATACCGGAAAGCGTGAAGACAGTGCTGCGGGAGCGCGACGAGCGTAAGCGAAGCGAGTTCGATGCTGCACGGCGCGTTCGGCTTATCGCCCAGACCATTGTGGTCGGTCTTCTGGTATTGGCACTGGCGTTTCATGTGGCCGAGGTCGGTTTGATCGGGTTGGCCCTTATCGTCCTTACCACGAGTTTGACCGGCATTGTTGAGGAGTCGAAGATCGGTCCCGCCTTCGAGGAGGCGTTGCCGTTCACGGCGCTGTTGACCGTTTTCTTTGCGATCGTGGCTGTCATCAACAGCCAACACTTATTCCACCCGATCATGAATTGGGTGCTGGCCTTTGATGGCAGCGTGCGCGGGTCGATGGTCTATATCATCAACGGTGTGTTGTCGATGATCAGCGACAACGTGTTCGTTGCCAGTGTTTATATGCAAGCGCTGGAAAACGCGGTGTCCAGCGGCGCGTTGTCCCAAGAGCAATTGCAACACTTGGCGGTGGCCGTCAATACGGGAACCAATATCCCGAGTGTCGCGACACCGAACGGGCAGGCGGCGTTTTTATTCCTGCTGACTTCGGCACTGGCGCCGCTTATTCGCTTGTCCTACCTACGCATGATGTGGATGGCGTTGCCGTATACCGTGGTTCTGTCTCTTACCGGGCTGCTCTGCGTGCGGTTCCTGTTGTAA